AGCCGTAGCAGCTGAAGCGGAAGCGCCCGCCCACCCCggcctccagctcctgctccagGCCGGCGCGGGCCAGCTCCAGCTGAGCAAAGCGCTGCGGCCGAGCCAGCACGTCCTCGCCGGACAGGCCCTGCACCACGATTTCCGAGTGGCCCATGAGGCAGCGCGTGGCGAAGCTCTCCAGGCAGCTCATGTCTACATCGTAGAGCTGCTTCACCTGGCTCCAGAAGTCCAGGCGCAACTCCAGCATCTGGTCGCTGATGGGCGCCACGAAGAGCTCCGCGGAGGCCGGCAGGAGAAGCCCGCCCTCCTTCAGCCACTTGGTCCGCGCGTGGAGCACCGAGCTCAGCATGGACTCGTGCAGGAGCCCGTAGCCCATCCACTCGCTCACGATGGCATCCACCTGCTCCGGTAACTCCACCGTCTCCACTGGCCCCGGCAGGACGTGCACCCGGTCCTCCAGCCCGTTGAGCCGCACCACCTCCCGGGCCTGTTGCCAGATGGCGCTGGCCTCCACCGCATACACGCGCCTGGCCCCGGCCTGGGCACAGAAGATGCTAAGGATGCCGGTGCCCGCGCCCACGTCCAGCACCGTCTTGCCCCGCAGCGCCGCCCAGTTCCGCAGGATGCCCAGACGGTAGGCATCGGTGCGCACGCGGTCCGCAATCATCTCCTCGTGGACCGACACGTCCGAGTAGCACTCGTAATACAGCCGGTCCCGCTCCCTTCTAGTCCTCCGGGGTCGCGGCACGGCCGCCTCCCGCTCTCCGCCATCTTCCTCTTcagtgccctcccctcctcctccgccgccgccccccgactcaagctttcttttcttgggcTGCGACATCTTGGCGGCTCGGGCCGGCTCCCGGCGGGCGTTGCGCGGCACCGCGCGGGCTCCAGGAAGCGGGGCCTTCTGGGACTTGTAGTGCGCGCTCCTGCTGCCACTTCCTGCGGGGTCGCGGGTCCAGTACCCGCTTGATACCTCCGAATTCTACTCAACTGTGTGGTGGTATATGCTGCTTTGGTGTCCTGGAATCTCTTTCCCACCCACCGCGCCCACATTCTATGATTCTTTAcgttccctctccttccctttagCTCTTCAATTCTCTTTTGCTTTAACTCCCTTCCTGAAGTGGACACGCCCACTGAAGACTGAAAAACCTCATTTTGTCTTGTCTGCTCAACACCCAGATTTTATTCCACTGAGTTATCTGGGCCGCACCCTTCACACACTACCACCTCACCTGGACAGTTGCAGCTCTCAAAGCTCTCCAGACTGTGAAGATTTAGAAATTGCACTAAcacgtttttcttttttgttttcagtggcTTTAGGGTGCGAAGAAAGCGTAAGTGGAACAAAGTAAAAACCTGACAATTTAAAATCTTGGTTCTGATTCCAGTGAGACCATAAATTAATCGAATGATTAGGGCAAGTTATATAACTACTCTTGCCTTCCATTGTCCATTCACCCACCAGCAACAAAGAATCTTCAGGGCAGTTGAAGGATTACGTTTCTGGTGTCTATTTCAGGAGAATAGCTGGTTGGCTCTTAGTCCTGCTCTGGTAATTCTGTGGCTCATCCAAGAGTTAAATCTTGGAAGGGTTCAGATTAAAGAGCAGCTGGAAAGCAGCAGTGGTGTCATACAGTGAAACCCATTGCCGGGTGTATACTGATAaccaattataattattttccctCCAGAAATAACTCAATCCTTCATCCCTTGTGATCATGTTTTCGCTGAAAATTCCTTATTTTATCCTGTGTGTTTCCTTGTCTGGGCAAGATTGGtatccccttcttcttcttctgtttttctttcagtcaACTATCAGCTATTAATCTCTTCCCTCTTTGTTGttcataatagaaataaaatatattttaaaatatgtgtatatgagTGGTCTGTGTTTTTAACAAGTAAGGTGAGAATAACATTTTTtccaagcttaaaaaaaaaacacatcaaagaaaatggacttttattttcttgtagctcGAACTATGTCTGTTTGACCAATGGGCCTATATTCTATATCTGGGGGAAAAGTTCCTGCACCCCATTCCCTCTATTAATCCATCATTTAATGGGATAAGTTTACTGACCTGACATCCTCAGGTGtacttctgcctcagggctcTCAATTCTGGCTGCTCATtagaatcttctttttaaaaagtacctaTGCCTGTGTTCCACCTCAAACTGAGGAAATTCAGAACCACTCCCGTGGAGCCTGCATATGGTTCTAAAAGCTCGCCAGAGAATTTAAATGTGCAGCCAGAGTGAGAACCACTGTTTCTCCCTAAAATGATCTTAGTTAAATCTTGCTTCATAATTTTCATTGGGTAAATTATCtttcttcagtggcctgggctcaACCATTTAAGCCTAAAAAAATTCTCAGAGCAGTTCCTCTCTTTTGCTGCCtggttttaatatttcattttaagaaaagagaggCCCAGAGCAGGACATGGGATTAGAGTTGTAAATGTGACCACTTTAATATCTTACTTTAGGCTTACTTGGTGTATACGTctcccattctttccttcctcacaattttttccttcctcttaaaaGCATTCAGTGCTCCACGCAATTTTTGATTCATTTACTTGTGGTCTCTCTTAAGAAAACTCTGAATGTAAGTTTTGTTGGTTCTACCTCCAGAATACATCTGAgtccatcttttctccttctccaccgCCAACACCCTAGTCTAATCCTGCATCTTTGCTTGCTTGGAAATCAGTCTTGTAAGAGATCTCTCAGCTTCGAATCATACCCCTGTCTAACCCATTCTCCACATGGCTACAagaaggagcttttaaaaacccaaattGGATCGTGTCATGCTCCAGAAACTTCCAATTCCAGTTATTGCAACAATCCAGTAACTTTACGTAACTTCCTGTCTCATCTCGTACTACTCTTTCCAACTCCTCACTGGGCTCGAGATAGACTGGCCTTAAATTAGACACCTCTTTCATGTCTCAGATTTTCGTTTATGTACTTCCAGGGCCTGGAAAATTTTTTCCTTAGCTCTTCACTTCAGTGGCTCCTTTGCATTCAGCAGCTCTCGACTTAAATATTACCTCCCGAGAAAGTCCTTCCCTGGCTACTTTAAAGACTATTTTCTAACCCAAGACactatttatttccttcatagcttttattattatctgatgtatttgtctatttatttgtctgttttctgtaaaatataaacTCCAAGAGACTTGGATATTTGTTTCCCCACTGTCATAGTTCCTAGTagtagaacagagcctggcacatagagagtgctcaataaatagtctTCAACGAAGAGTGTTGTGGAAGCAGTTAAATTGTTATTTatagaggaaggagaagagagttttGCTTTTTGTAGTGCAGTGTAACAATTTGACTCTGGTAAACTTTAAGGTAAATCCAGATATAGATTGAATTTAGGATGTTCCCAGATGTAAGAgtcctttcattttcaaacacTTGTAACCCTTTTAGATAGAATAACGATTAGCCCTAAGGATTATGCCCACAGTAAAGAAGAAATGGCCTGTGGCACTTTCCCTTCCTGCGCTTTGGCCTAATATAGAGAGGGATTTCTTTACTCATCTTTTCTACCACTCTGAGCTTTAAGTAGGAAAGGGACTTAGATCGTAGTCCCTCTCTAAGAATTGCAGCTCAGCAGCAAACCACCTGGATGAGAGGAGAGTTGGAGCTGTGCTGGCAGAGTGtcctttgttattttcatttcagtgGTCTGCTCCCCACATCTATTCGATACTCAGACCCAATGTTTTTCAAACAAATGGATCTTGAAATTGATTTAGTACATCTTCACtagcattaagaaaaaaagaagtagaaaatattaaatgtataaaacGAGTAAAGATGAGCATTATTTCATAAAACTTGTTTCAGTTAAGTATACTATAGAGGTATTTCTTGCTACAGGTTGCAGTTAAAAAGTTCGAAATGCACAGCTTACTGTTCTCCAACAGCACTGTGAACTTGGACATTTCTGTACCTTTGCTTTGGGTCCCCATACTCTTTTGTCCTCTCACTGCTCTTTTTAGCTAGTGCTCAAATGTTATCATTTATTTGCAGCTTTTTCAACCAGTCTGTGGCCAGACTCTTTTTTCACTTATCCCGTTGTACAAGAGGTATTTGTATATCTGGCTTTTCCAGGCCAGATGGTGGACATTGAACACCaagattttgtattttacattgaGAATCAAGCACGTCGTGCTGGAATCTGAGCCATTTCCCCATTCCGGATTGTCGGTGTTGAGTACACACAGGATCATAGACGTGTTTTCTGTGACTGGGAGAACCATGATCGATTTTGTATGTCACACACATTCATGCATTTATCtagtctttcatttattcaacaaacattcttgACTTCTACTCTGCACTAAATATTCTAGAAACAAGGAACATagcaataaacaaaaagacaaaaatccctaCCCCTGGAGAgcttatatttttgtattaatgTTATCTATTCTTACGTTTTCTTACTTAAGCAAATTATTATACCGCCTTTAACTCTCAACTTTTTTCCCTGTATTACTTGATTCACTGATGTGATTATCTCTCACAAATACTTacttctaatttctttctctctttaatttgaagttcttttgtttaaaaatgtattttaaagccTTGTATAAGAACTGAAGGTAGTTCCTTCAGGATTTCAAGAATTCATTATAATTCTCAAAGTGTGTGTTGGGAAAGGGTAAAGGAGCAATGAcatgaaaaatgttataaatatctctttgatatgAATATTCATTAAATGGTGTAGTGCTTACCATTCTGCAGTTACTTGGAAGCGGCCGGCATAGACAGAGGCActtctgtcaaaaaaaaaaaaaatcctttacagAACATGAAGACAAAAGGTGGTAATTATAGTATTTAAGCAAATCGGAACATCAAGCATAGAAAGCCTAGGTATACGTTATTCTCTTGGTGTGTGTAGTGTCTTTAGATCCATGGTATACTGGCCCAGCTATTAAACCTAACACTAAAACAGATGAATAGCAAATTCATAGCTCCCTGATTATATTATTATGAGTAGttgtaattcttttaaaaaatgttcatattgAATTGTATAAGTCGTGACAACAGTGATATTATGGACTTAACCCATAATTATCAATTTGGTTTAAATTTATTGGGCCCTCTTAGAGTATTGAATATGGCATTTTAACAATTTCAAGTATAAATATCGGCtatgacattttaacaatttctaCTATAAATCAGGCCACTATAATGAAAATAGTACAGAAAAACAGGAACGTAAATTGTAAAATGGGGAAAGGTAATGATTCAGTGCATCTCTGGAAGTAGGCATTTTCTCCTGGCCCAGGTGTAATAAGAATCAGGTAGCTTAATGAAAATCAGGTATTAAGCTTAATGAATATCACTGAATaagattttcctctttctttttctctttgtgaaaaCCTTTAACACAGAAGGAAGCCAACCATTTACTTCAATCGGATGCTTGTGTTCTCATGGTATTTTGCTACTGAGGGCATTTAAAGTGCATAGAAGTAAATGTAGTCACACTAGACctgtgattctcaaagtgtggtttctAGACCAACAGTATCAGCCTCACCTTGGAAATTGTTAGCATCACACATTCATGGACCCCACTCCATGTCGCATGAATTAGAATGTCTGGGCTTGGGATTCTGCAGTCTTTGTTCTAACAGTCCTtcgggtgattctgatgcacactcaagtcTGGGAACCGCTGCACTAGACAGTTTGAAGAGTACCAGGACCAGTGGGAGGCCATGTGGAGTTTATGGAATGGGggatctattcttttttttactgctagataacaaattactacaactTTAGCAACTTAAAGCAAGGAACATTTTTTTATCTCATATGGTCCGTGGGTCAGGAGTTCAGGCACTGCCTCCCTGGGGCCTCTGCAAGGCTGCAGTCAGGGCGTCAGCCTGGCTCCATTACTTTCTGGAACTCAGGATTCTCTTCCAAGCTCCTGttgttgttggcagaattcatttccttgcggTTATAGGACTGAggtttccctcttcttcctgatTGTCAGATGCAGGCTACTTTCTGCTCCTAGCGACTGCTggcagttccttgccacatggccctCTCCCAGGCTTTCTCACAACACGGCAGCTTACTTCTTCAAGGGGAGCAGAAGTGGCCTTATTGCCTCAGGGAGGCCTAGTCCAAAtcatgcccacccccacccccccagcatAATCTCCCTTTCGATTAACTCAAAATCAGCTGACTTGGGACTTCAgttacatctgtaaaataatacttTGTGCTGGAGAAAATGGCTCAGGGTAAAGAGACCAAGGGTGTGTTCTCAGTAAAGCTTgataaatgtggcaaaatatCTGCAAATAAGTCCATGTCTCAGAGAACTCTGGGTGTGGCTCAGTGGCTCATGGCATGTGGGGATGACTGGATCAAATAGATCAGAAACAAAGTTTTGAACAAGCTGTGTACCATATCTGGGCAGAAAGTTTTAATGCAGCCAGCTGTCCAGTTTGCCTCAGTTACCTTGAGTTTCTGAACCCTGCCCCGTGAAAAAGTATACCCCAAATAATGGCTACTTTTCTACTCTGGGTCTAAGAAGAGAAGACTCCTGGAATGAAGCCAAGCTGAGCTGAGCTTAAATGAACCCAGGGGAACCTAGTAGACTGCAGCTTTCATGTAACAGAAGCAAGGAACAAAAAACTTTTGTTGTTGTGATCCTCTGAGATGTTGGggttatttgttactgcagcaaaaacaaagctgactaatacaaataTGTACAGGATGAATTGTCATTATTGAACCACTACCCAGGTCACATCATAGAACATTACCAATGCCATAATTGTTCCTGTGTCTCTCCAATCCTATACTTTTCCTCCTGCCCAAAGGTATGTATCCTAATAATATCATAAAAGATTCAGCAACTTGGTTTTTGAACTTCACATACAACTAATCACACAGTATGTTTTCCCTTGTGTCTAATTTCTTTTGTTCACCATTATGgttgtgagattcatccacgtgaCTATGTGTAGcagtttttttcactttcattgccATATtttgtagtattccattgtatgaataaacCATAACTTGTTTAACCTGGTTTCTGTTGTTGCAGAGATCCTCTGAGATGGAAATACTCATTCCTACCAGgaatttcatagtttttttttctttacaattcttTTGACTACTCTTAATATTCTCCTTTAttatcatattatatattaaGTGCCTAATAATAGCTAAAGCTTATTGTGTGTTCACCATGTGCTAGACATTGCctgaaatgttttatatgtattattcattcattcaacaaatatttgctaacaCTTGATACTCTGTGTCAAAAAGTATAGGggtaaacaagacagacacaaaTCCTGTGTAGGGCTGGGGCCTCTCTTGCTCAGCAAGGGCCCCCAAGTCCATTGTAACCATGTATCCTTCTagctcccttctgggcaggatGCCCAGCTGCTGGGATTTGTAAcaatccagggcctggccagcctggatcctacattatctcacttaaagaACATGGCGTCTTAaagggacacagagcccctccaacgtgagctactgttcctgggaacgCTGGTCATACAAGGGGCAGCCTCTTGGCAGGTATATAGCCTTTGTGTCCCTTGCCTATATGAGAAACCCTCTCCCCACCTGCAGTTGTAGATACATATTGCTGGCTAGTAGGGCACGACTGGACctccctgtaagtaactcccaataaacctaAATGTCTCATTCGCTGACTCTGGATCTTTCCTTTGGTCTCTCCGCAGCCTATGCCACACTGCTCACCCAACTGGGTGTGTCAGAACACTGTGTTTTTATTAAGTTTGTATTTTAGGAAATCTCTAATTCTCAAAATCTATGTGGTgaatattattatctctattttcacAATTTGGGACACCAAGGCACACAGGAGCTATGtctatcttttatttatctttttttttttactggattgTAAACACTTTGCACTGACAGTTAAGCTGTTCTAAGGGGATTAACTTTATGGCTTGCACAATGGGAAACTGAGGGGCAGATGATGATGAATAAGCCCTTGTAGGATCAGGGTATGTGGAAGAACATTTGGGTTCTCATGCAAGAGCCAGAGGCAATCCTCAGTGTCTTCCACATCCTAGCTTATAAGGCACTGACACCCCCTGGCAATCAGGATGCTGATGCTCTAACTGGGGACCAGCCCTAGCAATTGACCTTTCAGTAGATATGGCAGATTGGGTACATAGAAAGAGTGGGTACATAGAAAGAGTGGCCACTGTAGTGCCTGGGTGAGTTGGCGTATTGCCAAGGATGCCAGCTTGCCCTTGAAATACAGTGACTTGGTTAATGCAGTAACAGCACGTCCTATGTGTTCTAAGCAACACCCAAGGCAACTGCCAAAGGTGTGTGTGGCCATTCACCAGAATTCCCAACTGGTAAGGGATTGGCAAATTGTTTATATTGGCCCCTCCCTCTGAGTGAAGGTTCTAAATATGCCTTGATTTGTGTAGCTACTGCGTCTGGCCTAACCCAAGCTTTCCCGTCACCATGCAAACCAGGCTGCCACCATTAGGGAATTAGAGAAGCTGAGTACCATGTATTGACACCCTCATTGAATGGACAGTGATCAAGGGTCACATTTCAAAGGTCCTGATATGCAAAACTTGGCAAAAGGACATGATATTGAATGGAGGGTCCATCTCCCCTATAACCTGCAGGGTtgttagaaaggaaaaatggaatattacaaCAATAGATTAAATTACTAACAAGTAAAACCCACttagtcagccctggtggtctcgtggttaaggtttggtgctctcactgccttGGCCTGGGTTtgttcctggtcagggaaccatgtTACTCATCTGTtcgttgtcatactgtggctgtggtggctgcatgttgctgtgatactgaaaactatgccaccggtatttcccAGGAGGATCACCCATTGTGGAGACAGGTTtcactggagcttccagactaagacagactcgaaagaagaacctggccacccacttccaaaaaagttGTTTGGGAAAACTGTGTGAATAGctgtggagcattgtctgatacagcgccagaagatgagaggatggaacaaaaagaccaggcagggttccccTCTGGGGTACATAGGGTTCTAGGAGACAGAATCGACTTGATGGCACTACCAATAACAATGAAAAAGCCAACCTTGGGTGAGTGGATTAAAGTACTGTCCAGGCTGAGTGATAAACTAACAGGGCCTATTGCCCCATATGTCAAACTGGGGACCCTTGCCAAGACACTCAACACCATACAGGTATGGAAGTGTTGGGAGACAGCTATTGCCCTGCCTCTTATGGGGATTATCGTGCTCTGCTACTGAGAAGGCTAAACTCCATCATGCCTGAGGAAGGCATTATCTACTGGAATTGGCAACGGGATGCCCCACAAGGATGGGTGAATTACTTTGTACCCCTGGGTGAGGGGAAACTACTCAGTCTCCACTGTGATCCTGTTGTCCTGCTGCAAGCCCTCTAGGCCTTTTGAAATGCACTATACCTGGAATGGAACATGCACTcctgaaagagggaaaaaaatggaggtCCTGGTCTGGCATATCCTGCCCCCAGTCCATCTACTCACACCTGACAGTGTTGCCTCTCCCAGCCAACAGGTATGGTGTGTACAACCAAGTCAAATGCAGCCACATTGGCATCTAAAGATCAGGCCACAGGTGTAATTCTTATATAAGGGGAAGATCTTTCCATACAAGTTCCTACtaaatatctgtctttttgacCTTAGACTTCTGCTGCTCTTGTGCTGTCTGGTTACAGGAAGGGCATCTGATAGAAATAGCTTTTTACCGTGGGCCCACTTATTTGCCTGACAAAGAAATCAATCCAACTGTGGGACGTGTGGGCATCTGTCCCTCTAGCTTGTCAGGATTGCTATGGTGGGTATTATCATTCCAGGGAGAGAATTGGAAGGCCCTAAAGCAGTACGTTAAGGAAGAACAAGCTAGGACTAGTGCTCTTAATTTATCAGATATTACCAATACTGACCCAGAAACCTAGCCTGTGGCACTTACTATCAAAAACACTGGGCACGGgtattctttttctgtgaatcaAACTACATAGGCAGCCCATCAAACTGCTGACCAGAAGAGTCCTAAAAATACTATCATCAGAGCCATGGGTGGCTGTGCTCAGATTTGGGATGGGTTCATGTGGTTCACGCTGGGTTTTGGACATTTCAGCATCCGGGCACCCCCATTTTAGGAACAGAAGAATTACTCTAAACAGAACCAACCCAACTGTACCAAGGACATGGGATGGATATCACCAGAAAGAAGTGTGTAGTCATTCTGTCTCATTAAAGAATAGGAACTGGTTTGGCCCTGACTGGTTGTCCTGCCCAAGTATTTATTGGGTAGCCCTGAATGGGACCCAATGGTTGTGTGGCACAAATTTTTGGCCGTGGCTTCCACCTGGGTCGTTGGGCCACTACACTTTGGGTTTTCCCTGGGCATGGGAGAAAGTCTGCCCCACAGTAACAAAAATTGTCAAACTCCCTCTTCTCAAGGCCACATGGGCACTTTCTGTTTTCCACTGGTACCATCACTTGGCCATTATCTATGTTCTCTCCATTGGCCTGGAGGACATTATAGCATACATAAGAGCCCTTACTAAATTCACACAAGCCTTAAATGATAGCCAGCAAAGCCTGTCTTTACTGAAAAGAAATGTCTGTAATGAGATAAACTGTCCTCCAAAATAGGATGGCCTTAGACATTATTACTGCCTTGCAGGGAGGCAACTGTGCCATCATCCAAACAGAATGCTGTATGTTCATACCTGATGAGTCTGCTAATGTATCATCTTTATTAAATCACGTGAGGACACAAGTGAACACCCTGAGTGATCTGACCTTCAGCCTAGCGGATTTAATAAATCAGTGGTTTGGATTATGTGGCTGTTCGTGGAAAAAATTCTGAGAATCGTTAtcttaatctgtgttttctcttgcatGTGCCTGTATTGTTGCTTTGGTATCTGCCTCCAATGCAGCCAGATAGCTGCCAAATGAGCCATCTCCATGATAATGGAACCCCCTGCTGACCAGTCAGGGCACATGTGGAAGAGGGGGACAAATAAGATTGTAAGAACTAGTCATGGAGCGATGGaatgttggaggaggtcattgagaggacgTGACCTCCTGTTGACCCATAAGCTGGTTGCAGGCAATTAGAGGCTCCTTATGCCTCTCCTCCATCCTTGAAATGTATATTTAGTCCactgttcccacagtgggagctgttttcaaggatgcagccttgagagagtaaggtgttgttGAAACTGTCTGGACTGCGTACGTGACTGAACCCCATGAAGGTCTCTGTATAAACTTTAAAGATTGTGGCAGACAGGCATGGAGATCTGCTTGTCTTGCGGCAGCCCGAGATCAGCCTCAtaagtaagttcccttgcttattaaacccaTCGCTTATCaatctggagtggcctgcctctttctttggtctcttcttGCTCTTTGTTGCGGGTGCTAGTTTCAGATTTCAGCTGGGAAGCTCCCAAGGGTGCAAACCAACAGTTGGGACAGACCAACATCCAAAGAGCTCACCATCCACTTGGCAGTCATTTAATCCAGGTTTGTCCATGGTTCGCAAATGATGTTGTGTCTTTCTCAAAAACTTGAGGGTAATTCTTGTATTATCCAAGTATCTTTCCTACATGGCTCTGTAGATATTTAATTTGCACTGAATTTGTTTCTAGTTATAGAAGGTATTGTGTTACTCTTCTGACAAATGCTGTTATGTTCTCTACTTAGTTTATTTGCCTTAGGATATCATTGGATCGTGTAATGGCCATACTTAAGAATTCAATTAATTTTCACTTCATGTATATTGAAGTCCTTTGTAAAGTGCTATGAAATGGCattataattattgttgttattatcattgAGTTTATGCTTTCTTGGCATAGTCAACAGGAGGAAATACCTGGATGATTGaatccagtttttgtttttaaaatgtccgTTGATTCGAAGACTTTCTCCAAGGACAGAAAGCAAAATTTAACACAGGCTTCTAGGCTTTTCTTTACATTCTCAAGTATGGTTTACAGCCTCAAGCATGGTCGTCCTTACTGACAGAACTaccttttatcttctttttacaaGATAAGATTGatctattttttaagttaatacaCCACCGGCTTTATATCCTTGTTGTAGGCTTTGGGACTAGGTTAAAGCCTCTTTGTGTTGCATTATTTACTGTGCAGCTACATTCAACAATACAATGAATACACTGAAATTAATAACTCTAGAACAGTGCAAAGTGATAGTATTCACACTCAATTACAGAGATGATCTATTACATTAATATAATAGTGATGCTGTTTGAATGCAATAtggtgaataaaaataaagtggcaGGCTAACAGAATTTCAGCTTTTGAGtttagaaaaaaaagggaagataaatGGTTAGCAGACATGGTTAATAGCTCCAACGCATATGCTATAAGCCCTTATTTCAGTGTCTTAGCAAAGGACACCAGGCAAATGAACTTGAATACCATTTGATTAACTAGCttcttaaaaactgaaataagctTTTTTTATACTTTGGAAAGAATTGCTAGCAAAAAGGATAAGAGGGTGGGTTTTAATGGAGGTAATCCTTTAAGAAATTACTCCTTAGCAGTTAGAAGTATAGAAAAGCAAG
This Equus przewalskii isolate Varuska unplaced genomic scaffold, EquPr2 ChrUn-13, whole genome shotgun sequence DNA region includes the following protein-coding sequences:
- the PRMT6 gene encoding protein arginine N-methyltransferase 6; translation: MSQPKKRKLESGGGGGGGGEGTEEEDGGEREAAVPRPRRTRRERDRLYYECYSDVSVHEEMIADRVRTDAYRLGILRNWAALRGKTVLDVGAGTGILSIFCAQAGARRVYAVEASAIWQQAREVVRLNGLEDRVHVLPGPVETVELPEQVDAIVSEWMGYGLLHESMLSSVLHARTKWLKEGGLLLPASAELFVAPISDQMLELRLDFWSQVKQLYDVDMSCLESFATRCLMGHSEIVVQGLSGEDVLARPQRFAQLELARAGLEQELEAGVGGRFRFSCYGSAPMHGFAIWFQVTFPGGDSEKPLVLSTSPFHPVTHWKQALLYLNEPVQVEQDTAISGEITLLPSRDNHRLLRVLLRYKVGDQEEKTKDFAMED